One genomic region from Stackebrandtia nassauensis DSM 44728 encodes:
- a CDS encoding ABC transporter ATP-binding protein, whose product MNDEPILSVRDLEISYRTGKRTEVTAASDINFDLYPGESMALVGESGCGKTTLGLGLLKLLPRLGRVPRGTVTYRRKDGSRSDIMKLGKEELRRFRWSEAAMVFQGAMNAFNPVQRIADHFEDTLRDHANGQKRWSTADIKRRSEELLDLVRLEPDRVLRSYPHELSGGMKQRTLIALALALEPQLLVLDEPTTALDLLTQRSIVEQLHELRERLGFSMIFITHDLGLAAELADRVSTMYAGRIIESGTAEDIFYNPRHPYTAGLIKAVLPVAGDLPELESIPGTPPNLANLPPGCAFAPRCGYATSECSDEIPALTRIEGSNGNPPHTAACLHSDQVEFSRQVVSRV is encoded by the coding sequence GTGAACGACGAACCCATCCTGTCGGTCCGCGACCTGGAGATCAGCTACCGCACCGGGAAACGCACCGAGGTGACCGCCGCGTCCGACATCAACTTCGACCTGTACCCGGGCGAGTCGATGGCGCTGGTCGGCGAGTCCGGTTGCGGCAAGACGACACTGGGGCTCGGGCTGCTGAAGCTGCTGCCCCGGCTGGGCCGGGTGCCGCGCGGCACCGTCACCTACCGCCGCAAGGACGGCAGCCGCTCCGACATCATGAAGCTCGGCAAGGAGGAGCTGCGCAGGTTCCGCTGGAGCGAGGCGGCGATGGTGTTCCAGGGCGCCATGAACGCCTTCAATCCGGTGCAGCGCATCGCCGACCACTTCGAGGACACGCTGCGCGACCACGCCAACGGTCAGAAGCGCTGGAGTACGGCCGACATCAAGAGGCGCTCCGAGGAACTGCTGGACCTGGTGCGGCTGGAACCCGACCGGGTGCTGCGCAGCTACCCGCACGAACTGTCCGGCGGCATGAAGCAGCGCACCCTGATCGCGCTGGCACTGGCCCTGGAGCCGCAACTGCTGGTGCTGGACGAACCCACCACGGCACTGGACCTGCTGACACAGCGCTCCATCGTGGAACAGCTGCACGAGCTGCGGGAACGGCTGGGCTTCTCGATGATCTTCATAACCCATGATCTCGGCCTGGCCGCCGAACTGGCCGACCGGGTGTCCACCATGTACGCCGGACGGATCATCGAGTCCGGCACCGCCGAGGACATCTTCTACAACCCGCGCCACCCCTACACGGCCGGACTCATCAAGGCGGTGCTGCCGGTCGCCGGTGACCTGCCGGAACTGGAGTCGATCCCCGGCACGCCACCGAACCTGGCGAACCTGCCGCCCGGCTGCGCCTTCGCGCCGCGCTGCGGCTACGCCACATCCGAGTGCTCCGACGAGATCCCGGCGCTGACCCGCATCGAGGGCTCCAACGGCAACCCGCCGCACACCGCGGCCTGCCTGCACAGCGACCAGGTCGAATTCTCCCGACAGGTGGTGTCCCGTGTCTGA
- a CDS encoding ABC transporter permease has product MTAVGTTTPPEAAAPLRTRTVVWRGLTRSPSGFVGGVIVLLVMGFAFLGPLLIDTTNPSNSDLIWTGPSSEHILGTDGQGKDSFLTLVAGGAEPLWVGILAASIAVVVATVLGSIAGFVRGKLDTFFLQLTDITMTIPSIVLMLVLTAMFRSITPTAIAVIIGLTTWAPLMRSVRAQVLSLRQREFVEAARLQNIPVRTVIFAEVLPNMAGYIFVNFILAINNAIYALVGMYLLGLLPSTADNWGLMIQESWKSGAFKLPEAIPYIAAPLALIILFQIGLITMGRSLEQALNPRLRER; this is encoded by the coding sequence ATGACCGCGGTAGGCACCACCACTCCCCCCGAGGCGGCGGCCCCGCTGCGCACCCGCACCGTCGTGTGGCGCGGACTCACCCGCTCCCCCAGCGGTTTCGTCGGCGGCGTCATCGTGCTGCTGGTCATGGGTTTCGCGTTTTTGGGCCCGCTGCTCATCGACACCACCAACCCCTCCAACTCCGATCTCATCTGGACCGGACCCAGTTCCGAACACATCCTCGGTACCGACGGACAGGGCAAGGACTCGTTCCTGACCCTGGTGGCCGGAGGCGCCGAACCGTTGTGGGTGGGCATCCTGGCCGCGTCGATCGCGGTCGTGGTCGCCACCGTGCTGGGCTCGATCGCCGGATTCGTCCGGGGCAAACTCGACACGTTCTTCCTGCAGCTCACCGACATCACGATGACCATCCCCAGCATCGTGCTGATGCTGGTGCTGACCGCGATGTTCCGGTCCATCACGCCCACCGCCATCGCCGTCATCATCGGCCTGACGACCTGGGCGCCGCTGATGCGATCGGTACGGGCGCAGGTGTTGTCGCTGCGGCAGCGCGAGTTCGTCGAGGCGGCGCGACTGCAGAACATCCCGGTGCGGACGGTGATCTTCGCCGAGGTTCTGCCCAATATGGCCGGTTATATCTTCGTCAACTTCATCCTGGCCATCAACAACGCCATCTACGCGCTGGTCGGCATGTACCTGCTCGGCCTGTTGCCGTCCACAGCCGACAACTGGGGCCTGATGATCCAGGAGTCGTGGAAGTCGGGCGCGTTCAAGCTGCCCGAGGCGATCCCGTACATCGCCGCGCCGCTGGCGCTCATCATCCTGTTCCAAATCGGACTGATCACGATGGGCCGTTCCCTGGAACAAGCCCTCAACCCGCGACTGAGGGAAAGGTAG
- a CDS encoding ABC transporter permease, which yields MVTLAPKRHAETDLPPPKPVNPLLRLWRVYVVRRIVYALFVIWLVTSGTFFMVRAMPGDPIEVIAGRLSQQGMNIDQAREQARQVLPYDPDANIFSQYFQYFGNLATGDFGWTISQRDTTVLEQIMKYLPWTLFSVGLGVVVAISIGMTVGMIMAYKRGGWFDHVATQIASTVSAIPNYLGAMAIVLIGSTWLGLFDFWDMRGRLTEGVEPGFNAVFIGDALYHVVLPVITYAFTLTGAWALMMKAATTEVLSEDYITIAKARGLKERRVGTRYVGRNSVLPMMPTMAFQVGTLVGGAIVVEEILSYPGVGQLLVKSISLRDYPVIQAVVLILTCAVVFSNLVVDLLNGWLDPRIRSGEATEATK from the coding sequence GTGGTTACCCTCGCCCCCAAGCGGCACGCCGAGACCGACCTGCCGCCCCCGAAACCGGTGAACCCGCTGCTCAGGCTGTGGCGCGTGTACGTCGTCCGGCGCATCGTGTACGCCCTGTTCGTCATCTGGCTGGTCACCTCGGGCACCTTCTTCATGGTGCGCGCCATGCCCGGCGACCCCATCGAGGTGATCGCCGGACGGCTGTCGCAGCAGGGCATGAACATCGACCAGGCCCGGGAGCAGGCCCGGCAGGTGCTGCCCTACGACCCGGACGCCAACATCTTCTCGCAGTACTTCCAGTACTTCGGCAACCTCGCCACCGGCGACTTCGGCTGGACCATCAGCCAGCGCGACACCACGGTGCTGGAACAGATCATGAAGTACCTGCCCTGGACGCTGTTCAGCGTCGGGCTGGGCGTCGTGGTGGCCATCAGCATCGGCATGACCGTCGGCATGATCATGGCGTACAAGCGCGGCGGCTGGTTCGACCACGTCGCCACCCAGATCGCCTCGACGGTGTCGGCCATCCCCAACTACCTGGGCGCGATGGCGATCGTCCTGATCGGATCGACCTGGCTGGGGCTGTTCGACTTCTGGGACATGCGCGGACGGCTCACCGAGGGCGTGGAACCCGGCTTCAACGCGGTGTTCATCGGCGACGCGCTGTACCACGTGGTCCTGCCGGTCATCACCTACGCGTTCACGCTGACCGGCGCGTGGGCGCTGATGATGAAGGCCGCCACCACCGAGGTGCTCAGCGAGGACTACATCACCATCGCCAAGGCGCGGGGCCTGAAGGAGCGCCGGGTCGGCACCCGTTACGTCGGCCGCAACTCGGTGCTGCCGATGATGCCCACCATGGCCTTCCAAGTGGGCACATTGGTCGGTGGCGCCATCGTCGTGGAGGAGATCCTCAGCTACCCCGGCGTCGGACAGCTGCTGGTGAAGTCGATCTCGCTGCGCGACTACCCGGTGATCCAGGCCGTCGTTTTGATCCTGACCTGTGCCGTGGTGTTCAGCAACCTGGTCGTCGACCTGCTCAACGGCTGGCTGGACCCGCGCATCCGCTCCGGCGAGGCAACGGAGGCCACGAAATGA
- a CDS encoding sensor histidine kinase, which yields MWKVLAPLLDRRTYTGWVFALLGAMCWLPAGVIALLAVLPNWPRRAEPAIFLVVLVAGVAAKGLFAQTRQGWVWLANQMLGTAIPEAGTRPLWSARLRTAVWLVVLAVSGGALMLVTGMLALTTVLLPLLWLNGGDTVTYLFADISIAAGTAGLWTIAVALAQLPVAAYLTAATAAWLRWLAPRLLGPYAAEKLVAVEERADDLARRNRLAQELHDSIGHTLTTSTIQAAVANQLMESDPASARQAMTTIEESSRQALDDLDHVLGVLRQEAATREPKYTLADVGPLLDRVAATGTTVQRHLGHGLTSIPATVSREAYRVVQEAVTNALRHAPGEPVEVTVEVSARSLGVRVVNPLPKARPNRPGRGLAGTAERVRLLHGEVTAGADEDGTHWVLSARLPLPQ from the coding sequence GTGTGGAAAGTCTTGGCTCCCCTGCTCGACCGGCGAACGTATACCGGTTGGGTGTTCGCGCTGCTGGGCGCGATGTGCTGGCTGCCCGCCGGAGTGATCGCGCTGCTGGCGGTGCTGCCGAACTGGCCCCGCCGTGCGGAACCCGCGATCTTCCTGGTGGTGCTGGTGGCCGGGGTCGCGGCGAAGGGGCTGTTCGCCCAGACCCGGCAGGGGTGGGTGTGGTTGGCGAATCAAATGCTGGGGACCGCGATCCCCGAGGCCGGTACCCGTCCGTTGTGGTCGGCCAGACTGCGCACCGCCGTGTGGTTGGTGGTGCTGGCGGTTTCCGGCGGGGCCCTGATGCTGGTCACGGGAATGCTCGCCCTCACGACGGTGCTGCTGCCGTTGCTGTGGCTCAACGGCGGCGACACCGTGACCTATCTGTTCGCGGACATATCGATAGCGGCGGGAACCGCTGGACTGTGGACGATCGCGGTGGCGCTGGCGCAGCTGCCGGTCGCGGCCTATCTGACCGCCGCCACCGCGGCGTGGCTGCGGTGGCTGGCGCCGCGGCTGCTGGGGCCCTACGCGGCGGAGAAGCTTGTCGCGGTTGAGGAGCGGGCCGACGATCTGGCGCGCCGCAACCGGTTGGCGCAGGAGCTGCACGACTCGATCGGGCACACCCTGACCACGTCGACGATTCAGGCGGCGGTGGCCAACCAGCTGATGGAGTCCGACCCGGCTTCGGCGCGGCAGGCGATGACCACCATCGAGGAGTCCTCCCGGCAGGCCCTCGACGACCTGGATCACGTCCTGGGCGTGCTGCGGCAGGAGGCCGCGACGCGGGAGCCGAAGTACACACTGGCCGATGTGGGGCCGCTGCTGGATCGGGTCGCCGCGACCGGGACGACGGTGCAGCGCCATCTCGGCCACGGGCTGACGTCGATCCCCGCCACGGTGTCGCGGGAGGCTTACCGGGTGGTGCAGGAGGCGGTGACCAACGCGTTGCGGCACGCGCCGGGCGAGCCCGTCGAGGTGACCGTGGAGGTCTCGGCCAGGAGTCTGGGGGTGCGGGTGGTGAACCCGCTGCCGAAGGCCCGGCCGAACCGGCCCGGGCGGGGGCTCGCGGGCACCGCCGAGCGGGTGCGGCTGCTGCACGGTGAGGTCACCGCCGGGGCCGACGAGGACGGGACGCACTGGGTGCTGTCGGCGCGATTGCCTTTGCCGCAGTAG
- a CDS encoding CPBP family intramembrane glutamic endopeptidase, translating to MTTRAKGLTWFLVISFVVTWTWILAAYYLFDMSLAEPLPQIGMAFTPALAAIVVRAWITREGFGDAGLAFRWRQCWWLYLAAWLGPLAFAAVGGATAALLGLWEPDLSALDAFVPGLPGWAFVLILMLVVPLLTPIYWGEEFGWTSYLRLRLFPERPISSTLATGLIWAVWHFPLAFTDYVVFGNLAIGLLLWTVSFMFQEIILSWMRLRGGSIWPVSLAHAGNNMVLFLLLGELLHGGNLGVVAVTVMGTVPMALVSLWIIATGRLNHIPTEPAKPSLVDARIAA from the coding sequence GTGACAACCCGAGCCAAGGGACTGACCTGGTTCCTCGTCATCAGCTTCGTCGTGACCTGGACGTGGATACTCGCCGCCTACTACCTGTTCGACATGTCGCTGGCCGAACCGCTGCCGCAGATCGGTATGGCGTTCACCCCGGCCCTCGCCGCGATCGTGGTCCGCGCCTGGATCACCCGGGAGGGCTTCGGCGACGCTGGACTGGCGTTCCGCTGGCGGCAGTGCTGGTGGCTGTATCTCGCCGCCTGGCTGGGCCCGCTGGCCTTCGCCGCCGTCGGCGGGGCCACCGCGGCCCTGCTCGGACTGTGGGAACCGGATCTGTCCGCACTGGACGCGTTCGTCCCCGGCCTGCCGGGCTGGGCCTTCGTCCTCATCCTCATGCTCGTGGTGCCACTGCTGACCCCGATCTACTGGGGCGAGGAGTTCGGCTGGACCAGCTACCTGCGGCTGCGGCTGTTCCCCGAACGCCCCATATCCTCCACACTGGCCACCGGCCTCATCTGGGCCGTATGGCACTTCCCGCTCGCGTTCACCGACTACGTCGTCTTCGGCAACCTCGCGATCGGCCTGCTGTTGTGGACGGTGTCGTTCATGTTCCAGGAGATCATCCTGTCGTGGATGCGACTGCGCGGCGGCAGCATCTGGCCGGTCAGCCTCGCCCACGCGGGCAACAACATGGTGCTGTTCCTGCTGCTCGGCGAACTGCTGCACGGCGGAAACCTGGGCGTCGTAGCCGTCACCGTCATGGGCACCGTCCCGATGGCGCTCGTGAGCCTCTGGATCATCGCCACCGGCCGTCTCAACCACATCCCCACCGAACCCGCCAAGCCGTCCCTCGTGGATGCCAGAATCGCGGCATGA
- a CDS encoding response regulator transcription factor — MTITVLLADDDPLARTGLRTLVSAQPDIDVIAEAADGTQVLPLVRRLRPDVVLMDVRMPDMDGIEATRRLRRDLTEPPKVVVITTFENDEYVFDALRAGANGFVLKRAPATEIAHAIRTVASGDALLFPEAIRALAAARPAPPGNPHGPIALTAREAEVLRLMATGLSNQDIATHLTVSLETIKTHVGSVLTKLGAANRTQAVIIAYESGFVTPGG, encoded by the coding sequence ATGACGATCACGGTGCTGCTGGCCGACGACGACCCGCTGGCCCGCACGGGCCTGCGCACCCTGGTCTCCGCGCAACCCGACATCGACGTGATCGCCGAGGCCGCCGACGGCACCCAGGTCCTACCCCTGGTGCGTCGCCTTCGCCCCGACGTGGTCCTGATGGACGTCCGCATGCCGGACATGGACGGCATCGAAGCCACCCGTCGACTCCGCCGTGACCTGACCGAACCACCCAAAGTGGTCGTCATAACCACGTTCGAGAACGACGAATACGTCTTCGACGCCCTCCGCGCGGGAGCCAACGGCTTCGTCCTCAAACGGGCCCCGGCCACCGAGATCGCCCACGCCATCCGCACCGTGGCCTCGGGGGACGCCCTACTGTTCCCCGAGGCCATCCGGGCCCTGGCCGCCGCCCGTCCCGCCCCACCGGGCAACCCTCACGGCCCCATCGCCCTCACCGCCCGCGAAGCCGAAGTCCTGCGGCTCATGGCAACCGGACTGTCCAACCAAGACATAGCAACCCACCTCACCGTGAGCCTCGAAACCATCAAAACCCACGTAGGCAGCGTCCTCACCAAACTCGGGGCCGCCAACCGAACCCAAGCCGTCATCATCGCCTACGAATCCGGCTTCGTAACCCCCGGCGGCTAA
- the lgt gene encoding prolipoprotein diacylglyceryl transferase yields MDYAFIPSPAQSVWEIPLPFGLAVPIRAYALCIVAGIVAACWVVEALLRRRGAPRFFVLDLAVWAVPFGIVGGRLYHVVTSPDAYFGADGEPLKAFAVWEGGLGVPGAIVLGGVGVWIACRRGQVPFSMVADAAAIGLPLGQAVARPCNWFNQELYGLPTNAPWGVEIDAAHQRDIPPEFRGAEAYEPAFLYESLWNFGLAAVIWRLDKRFKFGAGRAFAIYVLGYGVGRFWIEGRRIDVAHDFLGLRVNEWLSLVMIVGAIVYLLRVKGKRGVLVPGEAGGLRMVDWDSADARAGKLVEVEVGSGTVESEVSDEGSAEPDESKASS; encoded by the coding sequence GTGGACTATGCGTTTATTCCCAGCCCGGCGCAGAGCGTTTGGGAGATTCCGTTGCCGTTTGGGCTCGCTGTGCCGATTCGGGCTTATGCGTTGTGCATCGTGGCGGGGATTGTGGCGGCTTGTTGGGTTGTTGAGGCGTTGTTGCGGAGGCGGGGGGCGCCTCGGTTCTTTGTGTTGGACTTGGCGGTTTGGGCTGTTCCGTTCGGGATCGTTGGCGGGCGGCTGTACCACGTTGTTACTTCGCCCGACGCTTATTTTGGGGCGGATGGGGAGCCGTTGAAGGCGTTCGCGGTGTGGGAAGGTGGGTTGGGGGTTCCCGGGGCGATCGTGTTGGGGGGCGTGGGGGTTTGGATCGCTTGTCGGCGTGGGCAAGTGCCGTTTTCGATGGTTGCCGACGCGGCGGCGATCGGGTTGCCCTTGGGGCAGGCTGTTGCCCGGCCTTGTAATTGGTTCAACCAGGAGTTGTATGGGTTGCCGACGAATGCTCCCTGGGGTGTGGAGATCGACGCGGCCCACCAGCGGGATATTCCGCCTGAGTTCCGTGGGGCTGAGGCTTATGAGCCCGCTTTCTTGTATGAGTCACTGTGGAATTTTGGGTTGGCGGCGGTGATTTGGCGGCTGGACAAGCGGTTCAAGTTCGGGGCCGGGCGGGCGTTCGCGATTTATGTGCTCGGGTATGGCGTGGGGCGGTTCTGGATTGAGGGGCGGCGGATTGATGTGGCCCACGACTTCCTTGGGCTGCGGGTCAATGAGTGGTTGTCGTTGGTGATGATCGTGGGTGCGATCGTGTACTTGTTGCGGGTCAAGGGGAAGCGGGGGGTGTTGGTTCCCGGTGAGGCGGGGGGCCTGCGGATGGTGGATTGGGATTCGGCGGATGCCAGGGCGGGCAAGCTCGTTGAGGTTGAGGTCGGTTCGGGGACTGTGGAGTCCGAAGTGTCCGATGAGGGTTCTGCGGAGCCCGACGAGAGTAAGGCGAGCTCGTGA
- a CDS encoding helix-turn-helix domain-containing protein — protein MELRDMSELTSGISTEQRARIDAIKQEMIDAERGHELASLRKAQGLTQSQVAEAMGVTQGRISQIESGKTRLDTETMAAYLHAIGGELTITATVGRLSIQL, from the coding sequence ATGGAACTTCGGGACATGTCCGAACTGACTTCTGGAATTTCCACGGAGCAGCGTGCCCGCATTGACGCGATCAAGCAGGAAATGATTGACGCTGAACGCGGGCACGAGCTTGCCAGCTTGCGGAAGGCGCAGGGGCTTACCCAATCACAGGTAGCCGAGGCTATGGGCGTAACTCAGGGACGGATAAGCCAAATCGAAAGCGGCAAAACGCGGTTGGACACCGAGACGATGGCCGCATATCTTCACGCCATTGGCGGTGAGCTGACAATCACGGCAACTGTTGGACGTCTGTCCATCCAGCTGTGA
- a CDS encoding type II toxin-antitoxin system RelE/ParE family toxin, with protein MAGNYQLRFFKDVIEWIQQLQKEDPDSFEHVIAALERLQEHGPALRRPTVGAIEGSAYRHMRELRARNGSRVSIRLLFAFDPERRAIFLVAGNKAGQRQWTVWYDKAVKEADARYAAYLDALNAEEE; from the coding sequence GTGGCCGGTAACTATCAACTCCGCTTTTTCAAGGACGTCATCGAGTGGATTCAGCAGTTGCAGAAGGAGGACCCTGACAGCTTTGAGCACGTGATCGCGGCCTTGGAGCGACTCCAAGAGCACGGGCCGGCCCTGCGGAGGCCGACGGTGGGCGCAATCGAGGGCAGCGCGTATCGACATATGCGAGAACTTCGCGCACGGAACGGCTCGCGTGTCAGTATTCGGCTGTTGTTCGCGTTTGACCCTGAACGTCGCGCTATCTTTTTGGTCGCAGGCAACAAGGCTGGTCAGCGTCAATGGACAGTTTGGTATGACAAGGCCGTCAAGGAAGCGGACGCCCGGTACGCCGCGTACCTTGACGCACTAAATGCGGAGGAGGAGTAA
- a CDS encoding DUF397 domain-containing protein gives MPVLRTLDATTRAAIAWRKSSRSPSNGGNCVEVGARPHHGIAVRDSKHPTVTPLTITRSDWTALLRTVKANA, from the coding sequence ATGCCAGTACTGCGAACTCTCGACGCCACGACACGCGCTGCCATTGCGTGGCGCAAGAGTTCACGAAGCCCCAGCAATGGCGGTAACTGTGTCGAAGTCGGGGCCCGCCCTCATCACGGCATAGCCGTCCGCGACTCCAAGCACCCCACCGTCACCCCCCTCACCATCACCCGCTCCGACTGGACCGCCCTCCTCCGCACCGTCAAAGCCAACGCCTAG
- a CDS encoding helix-turn-helix domain-containing protein: MTDHLQLAKPGGHMARTSRSLRARWLGSKLRKLRLAAGLTLADAADAIHRDPASLSRFESGASPIRSNLLLGLIDHYGLNDFDQRNEILELCDDVANHGWWDPFKTFLTAEFADFLWVEERATAISLVDVVLIHGLFQTPDYAHALINDDPSLDDKLAVRRLTELRIARQRILTRNQAPQVTSILHEAALYHRVGDRKVMRVQLDHLIAQADNPNIDLRLLPLGTWIHGLGSVGTGLAKYQMPTPYPTVGYTENVSGLVCHMDDEEMDRIERMYAQMESQALTRDATMRKIKSIAKEI; the protein is encoded by the coding sequence ATGACAGATCATCTGCAACTTGCAAAACCTGGAGGACACATGGCGCGGACGAGTCGATCCTTGAGAGCACGGTGGCTTGGATCGAAGTTGCGAAAGCTACGCCTTGCAGCGGGCCTAACGCTCGCAGACGCGGCAGACGCGATCCACCGCGACCCAGCATCGTTGTCCCGCTTCGAGAGTGGCGCCTCCCCAATTCGAAGCAATCTTCTTCTCGGACTGATTGACCACTATGGACTCAACGACTTCGACCAACGCAACGAGATCCTCGAACTCTGCGATGATGTCGCGAACCATGGTTGGTGGGATCCGTTCAAGACGTTTCTCACGGCTGAGTTCGCTGACTTTCTATGGGTAGAAGAACGGGCCACGGCGATTTCTCTCGTAGACGTCGTCTTGATTCACGGCTTGTTCCAAACGCCCGACTATGCCCACGCGCTCATCAATGACGACCCGAGCCTGGACGACAAGCTTGCCGTCCGTCGTCTCACAGAACTGCGCATCGCTCGCCAGCGGATCCTCACGAGAAATCAAGCGCCGCAAGTCACTTCGATACTTCACGAAGCTGCCCTTTACCATCGTGTTGGTGACCGTAAAGTCATGAGAGTTCAGCTTGACCATCTGATTGCTCAAGCCGATAACCCGAACATTGACTTGCGGCTCCTTCCATTGGGAACCTGGATACACGGACTTGGGAGTGTCGGCACGGGTCTCGCGAAGTACCAGATGCCCACCCCCTACCCCACGGTTGGGTACACAGAGAACGTCTCTGGCCTCGTATGCCACATGGATGACGAAGAGATGGATCGGATCGAGCGAATGTACGCTCAAATGGAGAGCCAGGCACTTACCCGAGACGCGACGATGCGCAAGATCAAATCCATTGCCAAGGAGATCTAG
- a CDS encoding alpha/beta fold hydrolase yields the protein MAYADVNGLSLYYEEHGDGEGTPLVLLHGGFGLGAMFAPILPSLSSGRRVITVDLQGHGHTADVDRPLRHELMADDVGALVRHLGLGQVDVMGYSMGGYAALQTAIRHPEVVRRLVTVSIPFKSDGWYSSVREQQKSIGADAAEALKQSPLYATYEAVAPRVEDWGVLVGKMGEGMRRDFDYTEQAKTITAPVLLVYADGDAVRYEHIVEVLRIFGGGQGDPGWDGSGGRGTAQLAVVPGTTHYDLGVSLRMVSAVVPFLDQE from the coding sequence ATGGCCTACGCGGACGTCAACGGCCTGTCCCTGTACTACGAGGAGCACGGCGACGGGGAGGGGACGCCACTGGTGCTGCTTCACGGCGGGTTCGGGCTCGGCGCCATGTTCGCCCCCATCCTGCCCAGCCTGAGCAGCGGGCGCAGGGTGATCACCGTCGATCTGCAGGGGCACGGGCACACCGCTGATGTTGATCGGCCGCTGCGCCACGAGCTGATGGCCGACGACGTTGGGGCGCTCGTGCGGCACCTCGGCTTGGGGCAAGTTGATGTCATGGGTTACTCGATGGGTGGGTACGCGGCTCTGCAGACCGCCATTCGGCACCCGGAAGTGGTGCGGCGCTTGGTGACCGTGTCGATTCCGTTCAAGAGTGATGGTTGGTATTCCAGTGTGCGCGAGCAGCAGAAGAGCATTGGGGCTGACGCGGCCGAGGCCCTGAAGCAGTCGCCGCTGTATGCCACGTACGAGGCAGTGGCTCCGAGAGTTGAGGACTGGGGTGTGCTCGTCGGCAAGATGGGGGAGGGGATGCGTCGCGACTTCGACTACACCGAGCAGGCGAAGACGATCACGGCCCCGGTTTTGTTGGTGTACGCCGATGGTGACGCGGTTCGGTATGAGCACATTGTGGAGGTGCTTCGGATTTTCGGGGGCGGGCAGGGGGATCCGGGGTGGGATGGTTCGGGTGGGCGGGGGACCGCGCAGTTGGCCGTTGTGCCGGGTACGACTCACTATGACCTGGGGGTTTCGCTGAGGATGGTGAGCGCGGTGGTGCCGTTCTTGGATCAGGAGTAG
- a CDS encoding GNAT family N-acetyltransferase, with the protein MEDTYELREGVPSVADFRRLRTDAGLSDRSPEAVTLALPNTWYGVVIHHEGTPIGMGRIIGDGGTAFQIVDMCVNPAHQGKGLGKRIMAALTAELDRRAPATAYISLIADGPARHLYQQFGFIETTGYGSIGMSRVIGS; encoded by the coding sequence ATGGAAGACACCTACGAACTGCGCGAAGGCGTGCCGTCCGTCGCCGACTTCCGGCGCCTGCGCACCGACGCCGGACTGTCCGACAGGTCCCCCGAAGCCGTCACCCTCGCCCTGCCCAACACCTGGTACGGCGTGGTCATCCACCACGAGGGCACCCCCATCGGCATGGGCCGCATCATCGGCGACGGCGGCACCGCGTTCCAGATCGTCGACATGTGCGTCAACCCCGCCCACCAGGGCAAGGGCCTGGGCAAACGCATCATGGCGGCCCTCACGGCCGAACTCGACCGCCGCGCCCCCGCCACGGCCTACATCTCCCTCATCGCCGACGGCCCGGCCCGCCACCTCTACCAACAGTTCGGCTTCATCGAAACCACCGGCTACGGCTCCATCGGCATGTCCCGCGTCATCGGCTCATAG